A stretch of Kaistella flava (ex Peng et al. 2021) DNA encodes these proteins:
- a CDS encoding Hsp20/alpha crystallin family protein, translated as MNNLSKRNSFFDDFFTKDLMGSDRRPFAENSLTIPSVNVKEEENRFEIQVAAPGIKKQDFKINLDRNVLSISSENKSENEEVDKDGNFTKREFNYSSFSRSFTLPELVETDKIEATYEDGILKVSVPKKEIYSPTLKTIEIK; from the coding sequence ATGAATAATTTAAGCAAAAGAAACAGTTTTTTCGATGACTTTTTCACCAAAGATTTAATGGGATCTGACCGAAGACCATTTGCTGAAAACTCGTTAACTATTCCATCCGTCAACGTAAAAGAGGAGGAAAATCGTTTTGAAATACAAGTCGCTGCGCCAGGAATTAAAAAACAAGATTTTAAAATTAACTTGGATCGAAATGTATTGAGTATTTCAAGTGAAAATAAATCGGAAAATGAAGAAGTAGATAAGGATGGAAACTTCACCAAAAGAGAATTTAACTACAGTTCTTTCAGCCGTTCTTTCACCTTGCCAGAATTGGTCGAAACCGACAAAATAGAGGCAACTTACGAAGATGGAATCCTTAAAGTTTCAGTACCGAAAAAAGAAATCTATTCTCCGACACTGAAAACAATTGAGATCAAATAA
- the gcvT gene encoding glycine cleavage system aminomethyltransferase GcvT, with product MKRTPLFEKHVSLGAKMVPFAGFEMPVQYAGVTQEHFTVREKVGVFDVSHMGQFFVEGPTAKDLLQYVGTNNVDTLENGKAQYTCLPNGNGGIVDDLIVYKMSDEKYFVVVNASNIEKDWAHISKHNEKFGAKLTNASDEMSLLAIQGPKATETLQKITDVNLSEMPYYHFSVGTVAGVSDVIISNTGYTGSGGFEIYFKNEDAVKLWDAIIEAGEEFGIEPCGLASRDTLRLEKGFCLYGNDIDDTTSPLEAGLGWITKFDKDFVDKERFAKQKEEGITKKLVGFEMQERAIPRHDYLVVDAEGNEIGKVTSGTMSPMKGIGIGLAYVATGHNKIGSDIFIQIRNKNVPAKVVKTPFV from the coding sequence ATGAAAAGAACTCCTTTATTTGAGAAACATGTGTCGCTTGGTGCGAAAATGGTGCCTTTTGCAGGTTTTGAAATGCCTGTGCAATATGCTGGCGTAACGCAGGAACATTTTACGGTTCGTGAAAAAGTGGGCGTTTTTGATGTTTCGCACATGGGTCAGTTTTTCGTAGAAGGTCCTACCGCAAAGGATTTACTACAGTACGTTGGCACCAATAATGTGGACACGCTGGAAAATGGAAAAGCGCAATACACGTGTTTGCCAAATGGAAACGGTGGAATTGTTGATGATTTGATTGTTTATAAAATGTCTGATGAAAAATATTTCGTGGTTGTAAATGCTTCGAATATTGAGAAAGACTGGGCGCACATTTCTAAACATAATGAAAAGTTCGGAGCGAAATTAACCAATGCTTCGGATGAAATGTCTTTGTTGGCAATTCAAGGTCCGAAAGCGACTGAAACTTTGCAAAAAATAACGGACGTTAATCTTTCTGAAATGCCGTATTATCACTTTTCAGTGGGAACGGTTGCGGGAGTTTCGGACGTGATTATTTCGAATACTGGCTATACAGGAAGTGGCGGTTTTGAAATTTATTTTAAGAATGAAGATGCTGTAAAACTTTGGGACGCCATTATTGAAGCAGGTGAAGAATTTGGAATCGAACCTTGTGGATTAGCTTCCAGAGATACTTTACGTTTGGAAAAAGGTTTCTGTTTATACGGAAATGACATCGATGATACGACTTCTCCGCTTGAAGCAGGATTGGGTTGGATCACGAAATTTGATAAAGATTTTGTGGACAAAGAACGTTTTGCAAAACAAAAAGAAGAAGGTATTACCAAGAAATTAGTTGGTTTTGAAATGCAGGAAAGAGCAATCCCAAGACATGATTATTTGGTGGTTGATGCTGAAGGAAATGAAATCGGAAAAGTGACTTCTGGAACGATGAGTCCGATGAAAGGAATTGGAATTGGATTGGCTTATGTGGCGACTGGTCACAACAAAATCGGTTCTGATATCTTTATTCAGATCAGAAATAAAAATGTTCCGGCGAAAGTGGTGAAGACTCCTTTTGTGTAA
- the idi gene encoding isopentenyl-diphosphate Delta-isomerase, with product MEEQVVLISENDEVLGLMDKMQAHENGLLHRAFSVFLFNEKGEVLLQKRAAEKYHSPNQWTNAVCSHPRVNETYLEAAQRRLKEELGIEGMELTPKFHFIYKADVGGNLWEHELDHVFTGNYDGDFSLNEEEVSEIRYITMEALDAEMESNPENFTEWFKIILGEYKDRL from the coding sequence ATGGAAGAACAAGTAGTTTTAATCTCAGAAAATGATGAAGTTCTGGGTTTAATGGATAAAATGCAGGCACACGAAAACGGACTTTTGCACCGTGCTTTTTCGGTTTTTTTGTTTAATGAAAAAGGAGAAGTTCTCTTGCAAAAAAGAGCTGCCGAAAAATACCATTCTCCAAATCAATGGACGAATGCTGTTTGTTCCCATCCAAGAGTTAATGAAACCTATCTGGAAGCTGCACAGCGCAGATTAAAAGAAGAGTTAGGAATCGAAGGAATGGAATTAACTCCAAAGTTTCATTTTATTTATAAAGCTGATGTTGGTGGAAATCTTTGGGAACATGAATTAGACCACGTTTTTACCGGAAATTATGACGGAGACTTTTCATTGAATGAGGAAGAAGTTTCAGAGATCAGGTATATTACTATGGAAGCTCTTGATGCAGAAATGGAATCGAATCCGGAGAATTTTACGGAATGGTTTAAGATTATTCTTGGCGAATATAAGGACAGACTGTGA
- a CDS encoding phosphoheptose isomerase, producing the protein MELEYKDHLSPMLKGDVKNYLIDIDGTITDDVPNEEPERMSTCEPYLDALETINRWYDQGHIICFFTSRTENLKQITIDWLDKHGFKYHSVLCGKPRGGNYHWIDNHIVKATRYKGKFTDMIEKTETIEGFND; encoded by the coding sequence ATGGAATTAGAATACAAAGATCATTTAAGCCCAATGCTTAAAGGTGATGTCAAGAATTATTTAATTGATATCGATGGTACAATTACAGATGATGTGCCGAATGAAGAACCCGAAAGGATGAGTACTTGCGAACCATACTTGGACGCTTTAGAAACGATTAACAGATGGTATGATCAAGGCCATATTATTTGCTTTTTTACTTCCCGAACAGAAAATTTAAAACAAATTACCATCGATTGGCTTGATAAACATGGCTTCAAATACCATAGCGTTTTATGTGGAAAACCACGTGGTGGAAATTATCATTGGATCGATAATCACATCGTTAAAGCGACAAGATATAAAGGTAAGTTTACAGATATGATAGAGAAAACAGAAACGATAGAAGGTTTTAACGATTAA
- a CDS encoding D-2-hydroxyacid dehydrogenase: MKILANDGLDQSGIDALTEKGFEVITTKVPQEFLADFINGHQIRTLLVRSATLVRKELIDACPSLDIIGRGGVGMDNIDVDYARSKNIHVINTPAASSASVAELVFAHLFCGARFLQDSNRKMPLIGDTQFNQLKKSYEKGIELRGKTIGIVGMGRIGQEVARIALGLGMRVIAADNNIGRASIKVKFYNNQFINVDIETEPLEDVLRHADFITLHVPAQKEGSMIGAAEFVKMKNGAVIVNCSRGGVIDEQALINALDCGKIAFAGLDVFTNEPTPSKQILNHPKISLSPHTGASTVEAQDRIGLSLAEQICSILQTY, translated from the coding sequence ATGAAGATATTAGCAAATGACGGTTTAGATCAATCAGGAATTGATGCACTAACAGAAAAAGGTTTCGAAGTAATAACCACTAAAGTTCCTCAGGAATTTTTAGCAGATTTTATCAATGGACATCAGATAAGGACACTTTTGGTGAGGAGTGCAACACTCGTTAGAAAAGAGTTGATTGATGCTTGCCCAAGTTTGGATATCATTGGTCGTGGTGGCGTAGGCATGGATAATATCGATGTTGATTATGCCCGTTCGAAAAACATTCATGTAATCAATACGCCGGCGGCTTCTTCAGCTTCTGTCGCTGAACTTGTTTTTGCACACTTGTTTTGTGGAGCAAGATTTTTACAGGATTCAAATCGAAAAATGCCGTTAATTGGCGATACTCAGTTTAATCAATTAAAGAAATCGTACGAGAAAGGAATTGAACTTCGTGGCAAAACCATAGGGATTGTCGGAATGGGCAGAATCGGTCAGGAAGTTGCAAGAATCGCTTTGGGATTAGGAATGCGCGTCATCGCTGCCGATAATAATATCGGACGTGCGAGCATAAAAGTGAAGTTCTATAACAACCAATTCATCAATGTTGATATTGAAACAGAACCTTTAGAAGATGTTTTAAGACATGCAGATTTTATTACGCTTCATGTTCCTGCCCAGAAAGAAGGTAGCATGATTGGTGCAGCTGAATTTGTAAAAATGAAAAATGGTGCAGTGATTGTCAATTGTAGCCGAGGTGGTGTTATTGACGAACAAGCCTTAATCAATGCGCTAGATTGTGGGAAAATTGCTTTCGCAGGATTAGATGTTTTTACTAATGAGCCAACTCCTTCTAAGCAGATTTTAAACCATCCAAAAATCTCTTTAAGTCCACACACAGGAGCTTCAACCGTTGAAGCACAAGATCGAATCGGACTTTCTTTAGCCGAACAGATTTGCAGTATTTTACAAACTTACTAG
- the mscL gene encoding large conductance mechanosensitive channel protein MscL, protein MGIVQEFKAFAFKGNVLDLAVAVIIGAAFGKIVSSLVEDVITPLLLNPALKAAGAENISKLEWHSVTYGNFLSAVISFLCIAIVLFLIIKAATKMQKPEPAPAPAGPTQEELLAEIRDLLKNK, encoded by the coding sequence ATGGGAATCGTTCAAGAATTTAAAGCGTTTGCATTCAAAGGGAATGTATTGGATTTAGCCGTTGCAGTAATTATCGGAGCTGCTTTTGGAAAAATTGTTTCTTCATTGGTTGAAGATGTAATTACACCGCTATTATTGAATCCTGCGTTAAAAGCTGCAGGCGCAGAAAACATCTCAAAATTAGAATGGCATAGCGTTACTTATGGGAATTTTCTTTCGGCAGTAATCAGTTTCCTATGTATTGCCATTGTTTTATTCCTTATCATTAAAGCTGCTACCAAAATGCAGAAACCAGAACCAGCACCGGCACCCGCTGGTCCTACTCAAGAAGAGCTACTTGCAGAAATTAGAGACCTATTGAAAAATAAATAA
- a CDS encoding NAD(P)H-hydrate dehydratase, whose translation MKIFLASQIKKWDSFTMRNESVSSLQLMERAAQSCVNWFFNNFENKFSFSIFCGQGNNGGDGFAIARLLYYKGFDVTVFTDENQKFSEDTLVNFQRCKEISAIDILDFEQVNDFTFKENSVIIDALFGIGLNRKIEGKIATLIKFLNELPFPRVSVDIPSGLMADEMIDENAIVFKADETLTFQAWKKAMLHPETGVFCGNIHIMDIFLSDEFNSSEESNEFVTGEKLIHKIYNIRSEFSHKGTYGKTNLAAGSYGKMGAAVLATKAALKSGSGLTFILAPKCGYEILQTSCPEAMFINGGENHIINFDFEEDAVIGIGPGLGTNFQTESAFMEFLKQYKKPLVIDADALNIIAKHTQFLKHIPKKSIITPHPKEFERLFGKTENSFERLKLARQKAQELQIYIVLKDHHTQIITADNQVYYNITGNAGMAKGGSGDVLLGIVTSLLAQNYSPEHAAIFGVWLHGKAGDFAAQKFSKEAMLPSDLIDEIGTVFKYLN comes from the coding sequence ATGAAAATTTTTTTAGCATCACAAATTAAAAAATGGGACTCATTTACGATGAGAAATGAAAGCGTCTCTTCTCTCCAATTAATGGAAAGAGCAGCGCAATCTTGCGTGAATTGGTTTTTTAATAATTTTGAAAATAAGTTTTCGTTCTCTATTTTTTGCGGTCAGGGGAATAATGGTGGCGATGGTTTTGCAATTGCAAGATTGTTGTATTACAAAGGTTTTGACGTCACAGTTTTCACAGACGAAAATCAAAAATTTTCAGAAGATACTTTAGTTAATTTTCAACGGTGCAAAGAAATTTCAGCAATTGATATTCTCGATTTCGAGCAGGTTAACGATTTTACATTTAAAGAAAATTCGGTCATCATTGACGCTCTTTTCGGAATCGGACTCAATAGAAAAATTGAAGGTAAAATTGCTACATTAATTAAATTTTTAAATGAGTTACCCTTCCCAAGAGTTTCTGTTGACATTCCTTCTGGTTTAATGGCAGATGAAATGATTGACGAAAATGCAATTGTTTTTAAAGCAGATGAAACTTTGACTTTCCAAGCCTGGAAGAAAGCAATGCTGCATCCCGAGACTGGAGTTTTTTGTGGCAATATTCACATCATGGACATTTTTCTGAGCGACGAGTTTAATTCCTCAGAGGAATCTAATGAATTTGTAACCGGAGAAAAATTGATTCATAAAATTTATAATATCAGAAGTGAATTTTCACATAAAGGGACTTATGGAAAAACAAACCTTGCAGCGGGAAGTTACGGTAAAATGGGCGCAGCTGTTTTAGCAACAAAAGCCGCGCTGAAATCGGGGAGTGGATTAACTTTTATACTCGCTCCAAAATGCGGTTATGAAATTTTGCAAACTTCTTGTCCAGAAGCGATGTTTATTAATGGCGGAGAAAATCATATTATCAATTTTGACTTTGAAGAAGATGCCGTCATTGGAATAGGACCAGGTTTAGGAACAAATTTCCAAACAGAATCTGCATTCATGGAGTTTTTGAAACAGTACAAAAAACCATTAGTTATTGATGCTGATGCACTAAACATTATTGCAAAACATACCCAGTTTTTAAAGCATATTCCTAAAAAATCGATTATCACGCCACATCCAAAAGAATTTGAGCGACTTTTCGGAAAGACTGAAAACTCTTTTGAACGATTAAAACTTGCGCGTCAAAAAGCACAGGAATTACAAATTTATATTGTTCTGAAAGATCACCATACGCAGATTATTACTGCTGATAATCAGGTTTATTATAATATTACCGGGAATGCAGGAATGGCGAAAGGTGGAAGTGGCGATGTTCTGCTGGGGATTGTCACTTCTCTTTTAGCTCAGAATTATTCACCTGAACATGCAGCGATATTTGGAGTTTGGCTTCATGGTAAAGCCGGAGATTTTGCAGCACAAAAATTTTCAAAAGAAGCGATGTTGCCTTCAGATTTAATTGATGAAATAGGAACAGTGTTCAAATATTTAAACTAA
- the lgt gene encoding prolipoprotein diacylglyceryl transferase encodes MLTLLYSTWDPSTGIPLGPVTLHYYSLMFIFAFGLGYALMTKIYKIDNVNLKYVEPLFTWTLIGTILGARLGHVIFYQPELFKQDFWSVFLPIRTKPHLEFTGFSGLASHGATIALIFTTLYYSIKIIKKNPFWVYDRIGIPVALGGAFVRMGNFFNSEIIGKPAPENSPFAILFPQQSSEYGAIVPRYPTQLFEAAGYFLLFILLWVLYRYTRKKYHQGWLFGLFFVILWAIRFFVEFLKEPQGDEFIHIAGLNTGQILSIPFMIAGFVIMWYSKNNVITEEQNEKPE; translated from the coding sequence ATGCTGACTTTATTATACTCTACCTGGGATCCGTCCACAGGAATTCCTTTAGGACCAGTTACCCTTCATTACTATAGTTTAATGTTTATTTTCGCTTTTGGTCTCGGCTATGCGCTGATGACGAAAATTTACAAAATTGATAACGTTAACTTAAAATATGTAGAACCACTTTTCACCTGGACCTTAATCGGAACTATATTAGGAGCCAGATTGGGACATGTTATTTTTTATCAGCCGGAACTTTTCAAACAAGATTTCTGGTCGGTATTTTTACCAATCCGCACAAAACCACATTTGGAATTCACGGGATTTTCAGGATTAGCAAGTCATGGTGCAACGATCGCTTTGATTTTCACAACCTTATATTACAGTATAAAAATCATTAAGAAAAATCCATTTTGGGTTTACGATAGAATCGGTATTCCTGTTGCTTTAGGCGGCGCTTTCGTAAGAATGGGAAACTTTTTTAATTCTGAAATTATCGGAAAACCAGCACCTGAAAATTCTCCGTTTGCGATTTTATTTCCACAACAGAGTTCTGAATATGGAGCAATTGTTCCTCGCTATCCAACGCAATTATTTGAAGCAGCTGGTTATTTCTTACTCTTCATTTTATTGTGGGTTTTATACCGATACACCAGAAAAAAATACCATCAAGGTTGGTTGTTTGGTTTATTCTTTGTCATCCTGTGGGCGATTCGATTCTTTGTAGAATTCCTGAAAGAACCACAAGGTGACGAATTCATTCATATTGCAGGATTAAATACCGGACAAATTCTTTCAATTCCATTTATGATTGCCGGATTCGTGATTATGTGGTATTCGAAAAACAATGTAATTACCGAAGAACAAAACGAAAAACCAGAATAG
- the yidD gene encoding membrane protein insertion efficiency factor YidD: MFNKIITFPLVVLIKFYQWFISPLLPKSCRYEPTCSSYMIEALKIHGPIKGLWLGSKRIARCHPWGGEGYDPVPPKCKH; this comes from the coding sequence ATGTTCAACAAAATCATCACATTTCCTTTGGTTGTCCTGATAAAATTTTATCAGTGGTTCATCTCTCCGTTATTGCCAAAAAGCTGCCGGTACGAACCAACCTGCTCCAGCTATATGATAGAAGCCCTGAAAATTCACGGCCCGATAAAAGGTTTATGGTTAGGCTCGAAAAGGATTGCACGATGTCATCCTTGGGGCGGAGAAGGTTATGATCCGGTGCCACCAAAATGTAAACATTAA
- a CDS encoding replication-associated recombination protein A, producing the protein MNSNAPLAEKLRPKTLDQVLGQEHLTGKNGPIRKMLENDTLNSLIFWGPPGTGKTTLAEIISETSGRKFYKLSAVSSGVKDIREIIEEAKKQNLFSGKSPILFIDEIHRFNKSQQDSLLHAVEKGWVVLMGATTENPSFEVVSALLSRSQVYILKALEYEKLEELIDISLKKFNQDSNSDFSIKDNEALIQYSGGDARKLINAVENVLNQFKNSEKKEIDNQDVLSVLQETMALYDKNGEQHYDIISAFIKSMRGSDPNGAVYWLARMLVGGEDIKFIARRMLILASEDIGLANPNALVMANNCFQAINVIGNPEARIILSQTAVYLAVSPKSNSTYMAINEAISNVKKTGNLPVPLHLRNAPTKLMKDLNYGKDYDYAHSHEGNFVDLEFLPEELKGTSFYKPGNNSTENKIADQLKKKWKDKY; encoded by the coding sequence TTGAATTCTAATGCTCCACTTGCCGAAAAACTACGACCAAAAACTTTAGATCAGGTTTTGGGGCAAGAACATTTGACCGGAAAAAACGGACCGATTCGGAAAATGTTAGAGAATGATACTTTGAATTCTCTTATTTTTTGGGGACCACCCGGAACTGGGAAAACGACTTTAGCAGAAATTATTTCAGAAACTTCTGGACGGAAATTTTATAAACTTTCAGCCGTTTCAAGTGGAGTGAAAGATATTAGAGAAATCATTGAAGAAGCTAAAAAGCAAAACCTCTTTTCCGGAAAATCACCGATTTTATTTATTGATGAAATTCACCGATTTAATAAATCTCAACAGGATTCTTTGCTTCATGCAGTTGAGAAAGGTTGGGTGGTGTTAATGGGCGCAACGACTGAAAATCCTAGTTTTGAGGTTGTTTCAGCTTTGCTTTCCCGTTCTCAAGTTTATATTCTGAAAGCTTTAGAATATGAAAAGTTAGAAGAGTTGATCGATATTTCTTTGAAAAAATTTAATCAAGATTCAAATTCGGATTTCAGTATTAAAGATAATGAAGCATTGATTCAATATTCTGGTGGCGACGCTCGGAAGTTGATTAATGCGGTAGAAAATGTATTGAATCAATTTAAAAATTCTGAAAAAAAAGAAATTGATAATCAAGATGTGCTTTCGGTTTTACAGGAAACCATGGCGCTTTATGATAAAAATGGCGAACAGCATTATGATATTATTTCAGCCTTCATCAAATCGATGCGAGGTTCTGATCCGAATGGTGCGGTTTACTGGTTAGCGAGAATGCTGGTTGGTGGTGAAGATATTAAATTCATTGCTAGACGAATGTTGATTTTAGCTTCAGAAGATATTGGATTGGCAAATCCTAATGCTTTGGTGATGGCGAATAATTGTTTTCAAGCAATCAACGTCATTGGGAATCCGGAAGCCAGAATTATTTTAAGTCAAACAGCGGTTTACTTGGCAGTTTCGCCAAAAAGCAATTCTACTTATATGGCGATTAATGAGGCAATTTCTAATGTTAAAAAGACTGGAAATCTTCCAGTTCCATTGCACTTAAGAAATGCTCCAACCAAATTGATGAAGGATTTAAACTACGGAAAAGACTACGATTACGCTCATTCTCACGAAGGGAATTTCGTTGATTTAGAATTTCTGCCGGAAGAATTGAAAGGAACTTCTTTTTACAAACCCGGAAATAATTCTACCGAAAATAAAATTGCTGATCAACTCAAAAAGAAGTGGAAGGATAAGTATTGA